A window of the Pirellulales bacterium genome harbors these coding sequences:
- a CDS encoding 2-oxoacid:acceptor oxidoreductase subunit alpha, whose protein sequence is MATITDGSKPVVELESATVRFCGDSGDGMQLAGTQLTNTSALAGNDVATFPDFPAEIRAPRGTKAGVSGFQIHFANKDIYTPGDQVEALVAMNPAALVTNLSDLVPGGILIVNRDAFDGQGMKQAGYHTSPLDDGSLSEYQLIQVDMTKLTRLAVEGCGLGQKESDRCRNFFAMGLVFWLYDRSLDPTLRYIDAKFAKKSPAVADANRKALMAGYHYGETTEAFAAQYHVNRAELPPGVYRNLTGNEATAYGVMTAAKRSNCELFLGSYPITPASDILHELSRHKNFGVRTFQAEDEIAAITAAIGAAFGGAMAMTTSSGPGIALKQEAMGLAVMTELPLLIINVQRGGPSTGLPTKTEQADLLQAMFGRNGECPMPVIAARSPADCFDVVQEAWRIAVRFMTPVMVLTDGYLANGSEPWRIPDVDSMPPIEVKHPTAGHNGDVFHPYERDERLSRPWALPGTPGLMHRIGGLEKQDITGNVNYEPDNHQHMVNTRARKVANVANDIPLQEVTGAEHARLLVVSWGGTYGACATAVREVIESGGPVAHCHLRYLNPFPRNLGEILSRYQTVLVPELNRGQLRLLLRGEFLVDAIGLNKVKGKPFTVAEVVDKIQELLAGD, encoded by the coding sequence ATGGCTACAATCACCGACGGCTCTAAACCGGTCGTGGAACTCGAATCGGCCACGGTCCGCTTCTGCGGCGATTCGGGCGACGGCATGCAGTTGGCCGGCACCCAATTGACCAACACCTCCGCCCTGGCCGGCAACGACGTCGCCACTTTCCCCGATTTTCCGGCTGAAATTCGCGCTCCCCGCGGCACCAAGGCCGGCGTCAGCGGTTTTCAGATCCATTTTGCCAACAAGGACATCTACACGCCGGGCGACCAGGTCGAAGCGCTGGTGGCCATGAACCCGGCCGCCCTGGTCACGAATTTGTCCGACCTTGTGCCGGGCGGCATTTTGATCGTCAACCGCGACGCCTTCGACGGGCAAGGCATGAAGCAGGCGGGCTATCACACCAGTCCGCTGGACGATGGCAGCCTCTCGGAGTATCAACTCATTCAGGTCGACATGACCAAGCTCACGCGGCTGGCCGTCGAAGGTTGTGGTTTGGGACAGAAAGAAAGCGACCGCTGCCGCAACTTCTTTGCCATGGGGCTGGTGTTCTGGCTCTACGATCGCTCGTTGGATCCGACGCTCCGCTATATCGACGCCAAGTTCGCCAAAAAGTCGCCCGCCGTCGCCGATGCGAACCGCAAGGCGCTGATGGCCGGCTACCATTACGGCGAGACGACCGAAGCCTTCGCCGCCCAGTACCACGTCAACCGCGCGGAGTTGCCGCCCGGCGTCTACCGCAACCTCACCGGCAACGAAGCCACGGCCTACGGGGTGATGACCGCCGCCAAGCGGAGCAACTGCGAACTGTTTTTAGGCAGCTATCCCATTACGCCCGCCAGCGACATTCTGCACGAGCTGTCGCGGCACAAGAACTTCGGCGTTCGCACGTTTCAGGCCGAAGACGAAATCGCCGCCATCACCGCCGCCATCGGCGCGGCCTTCGGCGGGGCGATGGCCATGACCACGTCCAGCGGCCCCGGCATCGCCCTGAAGCAAGAGGCGATGGGGCTGGCCGTGATGACCGAGCTGCCGCTGTTGATCATCAACGTACAACGCGGCGGGCCGAGCACCGGCTTGCCGACCAAGACCGAGCAGGCCGACCTGTTGCAAGCCATGTTCGGCCGCAACGGCGAATGTCCCATGCCCGTGATTGCCGCCCGCAGTCCCGCCGATTGCTTCGACGTGGTGCAAGAGGCCTGGCGGATTGCCGTGCGGTTCATGACGCCCGTGATGGTGCTCACCGACGGCTACCTGGCCAACGGCTCGGAGCCGTGGCGCATTCCCGATGTGGATTCCATGCCGCCGATCGAGGTCAAGCATCCCACAGCGGGCCACAACGGCGACGTGTTTCATCCTTACGAGCGCGACGAACGGCTCTCGCGTCCCTGGGCCCTGCCCGGCACGCCCGGCCTGATGCACCGCATCGGCGGCCTGGAAAAGCAAGACATCACCGGCAACGTCAACTACGAGCCCGACAACCATCAGCACATGGTCAACACGCGGGCACGCAAGGTGGCCAACGTGGCCAACGACATTCCCTTGCAGGAAGTCACGGGGGCCGAACACGCGCGGCTGCTGGTGGTGAGTTGGGGCGGCACCTACGGCGCGTGCGCCACGGCGGTGCGCGAAGTGATTGAATCGGGCGGCCCGGTTGCACACTGCCATCTTCGCTACCTGAACCCGTTCCCACGAAACCTGGGAGAGATTCTCAGTCGTTACCAGACCGTGCTCGTGCCGGAGCTGAACCGCGGGCAACTGCGGCTCTTGCTGCGGGGCGAGTTCCTGGTGGACGCGATCGGCTTGAACAAGGTCAAAGGCAAACCATTCACTGTGGCGGAGGTGGTGGACAAAATCCAGGAGCTGCTGGCCGGCGACTAG
- a CDS encoding CBS domain-containing protein — protein sequence MDLELNLTTESVELTSPLPVVSVAPETPVRDVFQRLKGEGRGSVLICREGALVGIFTERDALRLMARGGNLDAAIETVMIRDPATLHANATVAEAVERMSCGGYRRMPIVDDQHRPLGVVQVSGIVHYLAEHFPKTIYNQPPVSHSVTQHREGP from the coding sequence GTGGATCTTGAACTGAACTTGACGACTGAGTCGGTAGAGCTGACCTCGCCTCTGCCGGTCGTCAGCGTTGCGCCGGAGACGCCGGTCCGCGACGTGTTTCAGCGACTCAAAGGCGAGGGGCGCGGCAGTGTGCTTATTTGCCGCGAGGGCGCCTTGGTCGGCATTTTTACCGAACGCGACGCCCTCCGCCTGATGGCCCGCGGCGGCAATCTCGACGCGGCGATCGAAACCGTGATGATCCGCGACCCGGCCACCCTCCACGCCAACGCCACCGTGGCCGAAGCCGTCGAACGCATGTCGTGCGGCGGCTATCGTCGCATGCCGATCGTCGACGATCAGCACCGTCCGCTCGGCGTGGTGCAGGTGTCGGGCATCGTGCATTACCTGGCCGAGCATTTTCCCAAGACGATTTACAACCAACCGCCCGTTTCGCATTCCGTTACACAGCACCGTGAAGGTCCGTAA
- a CDS encoding protein kinase has product MSISVADFWKLLAESRLLTPDQVRQVADNLARRKPGALSDLRQVATLLIEAGRLSRYQAKVLLSGKPGPFLYGDYVVYDRVESTRLAGLFRARHQPTQHPVCLQFLAGKSLEDPQALARLMPQVAVARQASQQEPRLSGCYQFVDLGTFKFLVVEDLQGDSLEERLKQTNARFSVSIACRMVRLAALGLARLHALGQAHGHVRPANVWLEESGATKLLQFPLIGDPLSPRQPPASIEAQLDYLAPELASPAALADARGDVYSLGCLLFTLLAGKPPLAGGDRQSKLARQNQEAPPAITKFNPETPAALTQVLNYLLQKDPARRYPDAAAVAEVLQAYSGADPQTAPPATLAAYEAWLQQPRRGPTPVNPPQASAPQAAPPLAARPVMAGVPVAGANGGGMTGRVPMAPLVQPMAASVAMASAPAAGHVQPPPATAYPAAPLRAVPPPVVHAVPAVVAVPSGAAAIAQRRAKKGGQTAATLGVIGAAVVVLLGIVWFLQPDDEKEQPQPTKHEVAAVRPTEPDEEGAADDSEEDPASQDIHLSEKGSAATEPIHSIDQKQLIWQSPTHGAPLNLAWLPPGVQVVLALRPAELAGQAEWEKLIDKKTLGTISQWMTDDLPKLTGKTLDQIETVVIGLLDGSPGPPRVALVARASEEFNLDDLRTAWGDAKSEEIEGQVIYVRAGRAFYVPASGGDKLLVIAPAAELREMLKTGGEAPPLRREVEVLLESSDDQRQLTLLAAPNFPLTDGKALFVDEGAKLLGPLRNFLEMEDSDHKLELTKALLLSCHLADSLFLELRLYDNFGRPAQSAARELERRVAQLPRQVSDYLQVLQLSAYSKPVLWDYKDRLDVLQHYTRLGIEGKQIVMRAYLPVVAAHNLALGAHLALLENVGSGGPVAAVASTAQAAKPQTVAEKLKKKTTLSFPRNTLEMSMKLLGDDIGVEIVILGNDLRDEGITKNQSFGLEEKDQPADEILRKIMKLANPDGKLVYVIKPKEGGGEDVLYVTTRAAVKKRGDKLPPELETVK; this is encoded by the coding sequence ATGAGCATTTCCGTCGCCGATTTTTGGAAGCTGCTGGCCGAAAGCCGCCTTCTTACGCCCGACCAGGTGCGGCAGGTCGCCGATAACTTGGCACGCCGTAAACCGGGTGCCCTGAGTGATTTACGGCAAGTGGCCACGCTGCTCATCGAGGCCGGGCGGCTCTCGCGCTATCAGGCCAAGGTGTTGCTTTCCGGCAAGCCGGGGCCGTTCCTTTACGGCGATTACGTTGTCTATGATCGGGTCGAAAGTACCCGGCTGGCAGGGCTGTTTCGTGCCCGCCATCAGCCGACGCAGCATCCGGTTTGCCTTCAGTTCCTGGCCGGGAAATCGCTTGAAGATCCCCAGGCGCTGGCACGTCTGATGCCGCAAGTGGCGGTTGCCCGACAGGCCAGTCAGCAAGAGCCTCGGCTGAGCGGCTGCTATCAGTTCGTCGATCTCGGCACGTTTAAGTTCCTGGTGGTCGAAGACCTGCAAGGCGACTCGCTGGAAGAACGCCTTAAACAAACCAACGCCCGTTTCTCGGTGTCGATCGCGTGCCGGATGGTGCGGTTGGCCGCGTTGGGACTCGCCAGGCTCCATGCGCTGGGCCAGGCGCACGGCCACGTGCGGCCCGCAAATGTCTGGCTCGAAGAGTCGGGTGCAACGAAGCTTTTGCAGTTTCCCTTGATCGGCGACCCGCTTTCGCCAAGACAGCCGCCCGCCAGCATCGAGGCGCAGCTCGACTACTTGGCGCCCGAATTGGCCAGCCCCGCCGCATTGGCCGACGCGCGCGGCGATGTCTACAGCCTCGGTTGCTTGCTCTTCACCTTGCTGGCCGGCAAACCGCCGCTGGCGGGCGGCGACCGCCAAAGCAAGCTGGCGCGGCAAAATCAAGAGGCGCCGCCGGCGATCACCAAGTTCAACCCGGAGACGCCCGCCGCGCTGACGCAAGTGCTGAACTATCTGTTGCAGAAAGATCCGGCCAGGCGTTATCCCGACGCGGCGGCGGTGGCCGAAGTGCTGCAAGCCTATTCCGGCGCCGATCCACAAACGGCGCCGCCAGCAACGCTGGCGGCCTACGAGGCCTGGTTGCAGCAACCGCGGCGCGGGCCAACGCCCGTCAATCCTCCGCAGGCTTCCGCACCGCAAGCTGCGCCGCCGCTCGCCGCGCGTCCCGTCATGGCTGGCGTGCCCGTGGCAGGCGCCAACGGCGGTGGAATGACCGGCAGAGTGCCGATGGCACCCCTTGTTCAGCCGATGGCCGCGAGCGTGGCGATGGCCTCTGCGCCGGCAGCCGGCCACGTGCAGCCGCCGCCGGCAACCGCGTATCCGGCGGCGCCGCTCCGGGCCGTGCCGCCGCCGGTCGTCCATGCCGTGCCGGCGGTCGTCGCGGTGCCCAGCGGAGCCGCGGCAATCGCCCAGCGGCGCGCCAAAAAGGGCGGGCAAACGGCTGCCACGCTGGGTGTCATCGGCGCGGCCGTTGTCGTGCTGCTGGGAATCGTCTGGTTTCTGCAACCGGATGACGAAAAAGAGCAGCCGCAACCGACGAAGCACGAAGTCGCCGCGGTCCGGCCAACTGAGCCGGACGAGGAGGGCGCAGCCGATGATTCTGAAGAGGATCCGGCCTCGCAGGACATTCATCTTTCTGAAAAAGGGAGCGCCGCCACAGAACCGATTCATAGCATCGACCAAAAGCAGTTAATCTGGCAGTCGCCCACCCATGGTGCGCCGTTGAACCTGGCGTGGCTGCCGCCGGGCGTCCAAGTCGTCCTCGCGCTTCGTCCGGCCGAGCTGGCGGGGCAGGCCGAATGGGAAAAGCTGATCGACAAGAAGACGCTCGGCACGATCAGCCAGTGGATGACCGACGACCTGCCGAAGCTGACCGGCAAGACGCTCGATCAGATTGAGACGGTCGTGATCGGCCTGCTCGACGGCAGTCCCGGCCCGCCGCGCGTGGCCCTGGTCGCGCGTGCCAGTGAAGAATTCAATCTCGACGATTTGCGGACCGCCTGGGGCGACGCCAAGTCGGAAGAGATCGAAGGGCAGGTGATTTATGTTCGGGCGGGCCGGGCGTTTTATGTGCCCGCCAGCGGCGGCGACAAGCTGCTGGTGATCGCGCCGGCAGCCGAGCTGCGCGAAATGCTCAAAACCGGCGGCGAAGCTCCGCCGCTGAGGCGCGAAGTCGAAGTGCTGTTGGAATCGAGCGACGACCAGCGCCAGCTTACGCTGCTGGCGGCGCCGAATTTCCCTTTGACCGACGGCAAGGCGTTGTTCGTCGATGAGGGAGCGAAGCTGCTGGGACCGTTGCGGAACTTTCTGGAAATGGAGGACAGCGATCACAAGCTGGAACTGACCAAGGCCCTGCTGTTGAGTTGCCATCTCGCAGACAGCTTGTTCCTGGAGTTGCGGCTGTACGATAACTTTGGCCGGCCGGCACAGAGCGCGGCCCGCGAGCTCGAGCGCCGCGTGGCCCAATTGCCCAGACAAGTGAGCGACTACCTCCAAGTTCTGCAGTTGTCGGCCTACAGCAAACCGGTGTTGTGGGATTACAAAGACCGGTTGGATGTGCTGCAACACTACACGCGGCTGGGCATCGAAGGGAAGCAGATTGTGATGCGGGCGTACTTGCCCGTCGTGGCGGCCCACAACCTGGCCTTGGGCGCGCACCTGGCGTTGTTGGAAAACGTCGGGAGTGGCGGACCGGTGGCCGCGGTGGCGTCGACCGCCCAGGCCGCCAAGCCGCAAACCGTGGCCGAAAAGCTCAAGAAAAAAACGACGCTTAGCTTTCCGCGCAACACGTTGGAGATGTCGATGAAGCTGCTCGGCGACGACATCGGCGTGGAGATCGTCATTCTGGGCAACGATTTGCGCGACGAGGGCATCACCAAGAACCAATCGTTCGGTCTGGAGGAGAAAGACCAGCCGGCCGACGAAATCCTGCGCAAAATCATGAAGCTGGCCAATCCAGACGGTAAACTGGTTTATGTCATCAAGCCCAAGGAAGGCGGTGGCGAGGACGTGCTGTATGTGACGACGCGGGCCGCCGTGAAGAAGCGCGGCGACAAGCTCCCGCCGGAACTGGAAACCGTGAAGTAG
- a CDS encoding DUF1559 domain-containing protein has protein sequence MELFSIVCPTCSARLKVRNRAAIGQILNCPKCSSMVQVAAPAGWQPPSADAVEGAAAPSDAPSTSGRRRWENQVQPGEKLTEGAATPSSSGGLKFGDSSGGLADSSASSSSSISASALAGAAMQDSEVGPLAAPPVAGGGAAAAWGKWGLLAGVPTLVVALAATVWFFRRSPDEVPPPPEVAATEPAPPIEAPPPPATPPPDREPVPEPVRLARRWLPSNAAAVVSLRPKLLLAEPAARVVLDRTAAIWQAALDKLVSSLGLEPQSIDRATWSAVDIRALRGNDWLTQGVVAIELDKPLDAASPALRDGVPLDWTLAKAPARELKSRAWPNPFAVIDKRTVVTGPGPLLRELAAREEDRLANEALEELLNAADAKAAALALLDLRALRDADAVPHWMPVVELWHAEADDWQLLRTMPLAFRLAISLGKQGDVELELACDGASGAEEVHAALDRVLEAVEGTMAGEADSLSDKLLAGEINAALAGDLKQFLAGSQSALADRTSGLRDQVVWARLAWQGDLAKLAAGFLAGIPQLEVRRLAAVRRLDEEHHQLLLAGLAGYVKAERAWPAGAAGATLLAPETRLSWQATLLPYYGHLDWHGELNFARAWNDPLNQRVTRQPLDVMTNPALGPSKTTADFPVTHYVGVAGLGADAGQLEATDARAGVFGFRSRPTPAEIPDGASNTIALAGVSGKLGPWAAGGAATVRGLTQRPYINGPDGFGSGQPDGMLVGMADGSVRFLSKDIDPAVLERLATIHGGDPDPSVAKASTPDGGLPPRQPAQARTPTPRAKTAEKRSAKRTRPVPQEPDKRMAARLNDTIPGIELKTTLTDLLNLLSQLSTVPMTLDAESLAQAGVDPAAKVSLKLSNATIGEILDAGLRPYDLKYVMVGKQLIVMDARRLKETVETVRFKVADLVASSKQHESDLAKLVERFVVPTAWQTSGGPGSIEAAEGELVVKQTPSVSQQVGGFLDKLRLARQLPVARRERRPASLATRWSMAREKLLGNVTVNFSEPVPLAEIAAQLQKAAGIAIVFDGLGLAAVERSPKVEATLSTDREPLADVLDRLLEPLELGYRIVDGQVLQITSAREVSDDLDVEFYPAESFLQAEPADEFAARIRKEVSPATWLEMGGAGALEVDAASSYLMVLAPQGVQIELENWLAEQTKK, from the coding sequence GTGGAACTTTTTTCGATCGTCTGCCCGACCTGTAGCGCACGGCTGAAGGTGCGCAATAGGGCCGCGATCGGACAGATTCTGAATTGCCCCAAGTGCAGCAGCATGGTGCAGGTTGCGGCACCCGCGGGCTGGCAACCGCCGTCCGCCGATGCCGTCGAAGGAGCCGCCGCGCCCTCGGATGCCCCCAGTACGTCAGGCCGGCGGCGTTGGGAAAACCAGGTTCAGCCCGGCGAGAAATTGACCGAAGGCGCCGCGACGCCTTCCAGCAGCGGCGGCCTGAAGTTCGGCGATTCGTCGGGCGGTCTGGCAGATAGCTCCGCAAGCTCCTCTTCGAGCATTTCGGCTTCCGCGCTGGCGGGTGCGGCAATGCAGGATTCGGAGGTCGGTCCGCTGGCCGCTCCACCGGTGGCTGGCGGTGGCGCGGCGGCCGCATGGGGCAAATGGGGCTTGTTGGCGGGCGTGCCGACACTCGTGGTGGCCCTGGCCGCCACAGTCTGGTTCTTTCGTCGCTCGCCGGATGAGGTGCCACCTCCGCCGGAGGTGGCGGCCACCGAGCCGGCGCCCCCCATTGAGGCACCGCCGCCGCCCGCCACTCCGCCGCCCGATCGCGAGCCGGTGCCTGAGCCGGTCCGCCTGGCCCGTCGCTGGCTGCCCAGCAACGCGGCGGCCGTGGTCAGTTTGCGTCCCAAGCTGCTGCTGGCGGAACCGGCGGCACGCGTGGTGCTCGACCGCACGGCTGCGATCTGGCAAGCGGCGCTGGACAAGCTCGTGTCGTCGCTGGGGCTGGAACCACAGTCGATCGACCGCGCCACCTGGTCGGCGGTCGATATTCGTGCGCTGCGCGGGAACGACTGGCTGACCCAAGGGGTCGTGGCCATCGAGCTCGACAAGCCGCTCGACGCCGCTTCGCCCGCGCTGCGCGACGGCGTGCCGCTCGATTGGACGCTGGCCAAGGCGCCGGCGCGAGAACTGAAATCGCGGGCCTGGCCGAATCCGTTCGCGGTGATCGACAAGCGGACGGTGGTGACCGGTCCCGGGCCGCTGTTGCGCGAGCTGGCCGCTCGCGAAGAGGACCGGCTGGCCAACGAGGCGCTCGAAGAGTTGCTGAACGCGGCCGATGCCAAGGCGGCGGCGCTGGCCCTGCTCGACTTGCGCGCCCTTCGCGACGCCGACGCCGTGCCGCACTGGATGCCGGTGGTCGAGCTGTGGCACGCTGAAGCCGACGATTGGCAGTTGCTGCGCACGATGCCCCTGGCCTTCCGCCTGGCCATCAGCCTGGGAAAACAAGGCGACGTCGAGCTGGAACTGGCCTGCGACGGTGCCTCCGGCGCCGAAGAAGTGCATGCCGCGCTGGACCGCGTGCTCGAAGCCGTGGAAGGGACGATGGCCGGCGAGGCCGACTCGCTCAGCGACAAACTGCTGGCCGGTGAGATCAATGCGGCTCTGGCCGGCGACTTGAAACAGTTTCTGGCCGGCAGCCAATCGGCCTTGGCCGACCGCACTTCCGGCCTTCGCGATCAGGTGGTCTGGGCCCGCCTGGCGTGGCAGGGCGATCTCGCGAAGCTGGCGGCGGGCTTTCTGGCCGGCATTCCCCAACTGGAAGTCCGCCGGCTGGCGGCGGTGCGGCGGTTGGACGAAGAACATCACCAGCTCCTGCTGGCCGGACTGGCGGGCTACGTCAAGGCCGAGCGTGCCTGGCCCGCCGGCGCCGCCGGAGCGACGCTGCTCGCGCCCGAAACGCGACTGAGCTGGCAGGCCACGCTTCTGCCTTATTACGGACATCTCGATTGGCACGGCGAGTTGAACTTTGCCCGTGCCTGGAACGATCCGCTCAACCAGCGCGTGACGCGGCAGCCGCTGGACGTGATGACCAACCCGGCGTTGGGTCCGTCCAAGACAACGGCCGACTTTCCGGTCACGCATTACGTCGGCGTGGCCGGTCTGGGGGCCGACGCCGGGCAGCTCGAGGCCACCGACGCGCGAGCGGGCGTGTTTGGCTTTCGGTCGCGGCCGACGCCCGCCGAGATTCCCGATGGCGCATCGAACACGATTGCCTTGGCGGGCGTCAGCGGCAAGCTCGGCCCTTGGGCGGCCGGCGGCGCGGCCACCGTCCGCGGCTTGACGCAGCGTCCCTATATCAACGGCCCCGACGGCTTCGGCAGCGGACAGCCCGACGGCATGCTGGTGGGCATGGCCGACGGCTCCGTGCGTTTTCTTTCCAAAGACATCGATCCCGCGGTTCTGGAGCGGCTGGCGACGATCCACGGCGGCGACCCGGATCCGTCGGTTGCTAAGGCGAGCACGCCTGACGGAGGTCTGCCTCCGCGTCAGCCCGCGCAAGCGAGGACACCTACGCCACGAGCCAAAACGGCTGAAAAACGTAGCGCGAAACGAACGCGGCCGGTCCCTCAGGAACCCGACAAACGCATGGCGGCCCGGTTGAACGACACGATTCCGGGAATCGAGCTGAAGACGACGCTGACGGATCTGCTCAATTTGCTGTCGCAGCTTAGCACGGTGCCGATGACGCTCGACGCCGAGTCGCTGGCCCAGGCCGGCGTCGATCCCGCCGCGAAGGTTTCGCTGAAGTTATCGAACGCCACCATCGGCGAAATCCTCGACGCAGGGCTGCGGCCGTACGATCTGAAGTACGTGATGGTCGGCAAGCAGCTCATCGTGATGGATGCCCGGCGGCTGAAAGAGACCGTGGAGACCGTGCGGTTCAAAGTGGCCGACCTGGTGGCTTCGTCGAAACAGCACGAGAGCGACCTGGCGAAGCTGGTCGAGAGGTTTGTGGTGCCGACGGCCTGGCAGACGTCGGGCGGACCGGGCTCGATCGAGGCCGCCGAGGGAGAGCTGGTCGTGAAGCAGACGCCGAGCGTGTCGCAGCAAGTCGGCGGTTTTCTCGACAAGCTGCGGTTGGCGCGTCAACTGCCGGTCGCTCGCCGCGAGAGGCGGCCCGCGTCGCTGGCCACGCGCTGGTCGATGGCGCGCGAAAAGCTCTTAGGCAACGTGACGGTCAATTTTTCGGAGCCGGTGCCGCTGGCCGAGATCGCCGCACAACTGCAGAAAGCGGCCGGCATTGCGATCGTGTTCGACGGACTGGGCCTGGCCGCCGTGGAGCGCTCGCCCAAAGTTGAAGCCACGCTGTCGACCGACCGCGAGCCGCTGGCCGACGTGCTCGACCGCTTGTTGGAGCCGCTCGAACTCGGCTACCGGATCGTCGACGGGCAAGTGCTGCAGATCACCTCGGCCCGCGAGGTGTCGGACGATCTTGACGTCGAGTTCTATCCGGCGGAGAGCTTCTTGCAAGCGGAGCCGGCCGACGAATTCGCTGCTCGCATTCGCAAAGAAGTCTCGCCGGCGACGTGGTTGGAAATGGGCGGCGCCGGCGCGCTGGAGGTCGATGCCGCTTCGTCTTATCTGATGGTGCTGGCCCCGCAGGGCGTCCAGATCGAGCTGGAGAACTGGCTGGCGGAGCAGACGAAGAAGTAG